The following are encoded in a window of Methanobacterium sp. genomic DNA:
- a CDS encoding AMP-binding protein, whose amino-acid sequence MVFTELTIGDFLEKMVEKDPDQEFMVFPDRDLRFTYKEFDERVNLLAKGLLEIGIKKGDHVGIWAKNVPDWLTFMFATSKIGVVLVTVNTAYKSHELDYVLKQSDMKALAIIDGFRDVDYIQTLYELVPELKTQERGKLDSKEFPFLDSVIYVGPEKHRGMFNTNELLLLGKHGNEEKFQSIKSSINSEDVVNMQYTSGTTGFPKGVMLTHRNILNNGYYIGERQKFTEKDRLCICVPLFHCFGIVLAVMAAFSHGATMVMVELFDPLMVLAAVQKERCTALYGVPTMFIAEYSHPMFEMFDLSSLRTGIMAGSTPPIEAMKKVVNDMNMTEITSVYGLTEGSPGFTQTSVDDPLIKRVETVGKPLPDCEVKIVDPETGETLGPNQTGEICCKGYNVMKGYYKMPEKTREVIDEDGWLHSGDLATLDEDGYYSIVGRIKDMIIRGGENIYPREIEEFLYTMPGVLDVQVVGIPDEKYGEIVGAFIILEEGAELTEEDVRDYAVTKIARFKVPKHVFFVDEFPLTASGKIQKFILREQAEELLKKKLEENEGL is encoded by the coding sequence ATGGTTTTCACTGAGCTTACAATTGGCGATTTCCTGGAAAAAATGGTAGAAAAGGATCCGGATCAGGAGTTCATGGTTTTCCCTGACCGAGATCTGCGATTTACATATAAAGAATTCGATGAAAGAGTTAATCTTTTAGCAAAGGGACTTCTGGAGATCGGAATAAAAAAAGGAGATCATGTGGGCATCTGGGCTAAAAATGTTCCAGATTGGCTTACCTTCATGTTCGCAACATCTAAGATAGGAGTGGTACTCGTCACTGTTAACACAGCCTACAAAAGCCATGAACTTGATTATGTTCTAAAACAGTCTGATATGAAAGCACTGGCCATAATCGATGGTTTTAGGGATGTTGATTACATTCAAACTCTTTATGAATTAGTTCCAGAATTGAAAACCCAAGAAAGAGGTAAATTGGATAGTAAAGAATTCCCTTTCCTGGATAGCGTAATCTATGTAGGTCCGGAGAAGCACCGTGGAATGTTCAACACCAACGAACTACTACTTTTAGGAAAACATGGTAATGAAGAGAAATTCCAAAGCATCAAATCATCCATAAACAGTGAAGATGTGGTAAACATGCAGTACACCTCAGGAACCACTGGATTTCCCAAAGGAGTCATGTTAACCCATCGTAATATCCTTAACAATGGATACTACATTGGTGAAAGGCAAAAATTCACAGAAAAAGACAGATTATGTATTTGTGTGCCATTATTCCATTGTTTCGGTATTGTACTCGCAGTTATGGCTGCTTTCAGTCATGGGGCTACCATGGTTATGGTGGAACTTTTTGATCCTCTGATGGTACTAGCAGCCGTTCAAAAAGAACGCTGCACAGCCCTATATGGGGTTCCAACCATGTTCATTGCTGAGTACAGCCATCCAATGTTTGAAATGTTTGATCTTTCCAGTCTGCGTACTGGTATCATGGCTGGTTCCACACCTCCAATTGAAGCTATGAAAAAAGTGGTAAATGACATGAACATGACTGAAATAACCAGTGTATATGGCTTAACAGAAGGATCACCAGGATTCACCCAGACCAGTGTTGATGACCCTCTAATAAAAAGAGTGGAAACAGTGGGAAAACCCTTACCAGACTGTGAAGTTAAAATAGTGGATCCTGAAACCGGAGAAACACTTGGACCTAACCAGACTGGGGAAATATGTTGTAAAGGATACAATGTTATGAAAGGGTATTATAAAATGCCGGAAAAAACACGGGAAGTGATTGATGAGGATGGTTGGCTTCACAGTGGGGATCTGGCAACTCTTGATGAAGATGGATATTATTCCATTGTTGGAAGGATCAAAGACATGATCATCCGTGGTGGGGAAAACATCTACCCCCGTGAAATCGAGGAATTTTTATATACCATGCCTGGAGTTCTGGATGTTCAAGTTGTGGGAATTCCTGATGAAAAATATGGTGAAATTGTCGGTGCTTTCATCATACTGGAAGAAGGTGCTGAACTCACAGAAGAAGATGTTCGGGACTATGCAGTCACTAAAATTGCCCGTTTTAAGGTACCAAAACATGTTTTCTTTGTAGATGAATTCCCACTCACTGCCAGTGGAAAGATACAAAAATTTATCTTGAGAGAACAAGCTGAAGAACTACTAAAAAAGAAATTAGAAGAAAATGAAGGTTTATAA
- a CDS encoding acyl-CoA thioesterase has protein sequence MYKITVTPRFGDTDGLRHINNIVLAEWFELARNRLYKYFTPDLDLSYEKWKLIMVKTDFEFLGQMYYNGDVDIKTQVQKIGNTSFTTYHEAWQSGHIKAKGTAVLVHYDFIQQKSIPIPSDIRKRLEEHLEYDSVR, from the coding sequence ATGTACAAAATTACAGTGACGCCCCGTTTTGGAGATACAGATGGATTAAGGCACATAAACAATATAGTCCTTGCCGAATGGTTTGAACTGGCCCGAAACCGGCTTTACAAATATTTCACACCAGATTTAGATCTTAGCTATGAAAAATGGAAACTGATAATGGTGAAGACTGATTTTGAATTTCTAGGACAGATGTACTACAATGGTGATGTGGACATCAAAACCCAAGTCCAGAAAATAGGTAACACATCATTCACCACCTACCATGAAGCATGGCAATCAGGCCATATTAAGGCAAAAGGAACAGCTGTTCTGGTTCATTATGATTTCATCCAACAAAAATCAATCCCAATACCCAGTGACATAAGAAAAAGGTTAGAAGAACATTTAGAATATGATTCTGTAAGATAA
- a CDS encoding helix-turn-helix transcriptional regulator: protein MSEENKIGVKIRQIREDRGMSKEELAESSQSSVELIEELESGALIPSLTPLLKIARAMGVRLGTFLDDSPHSGPFMVKSGKSDNIIRFSGQGLGDHSNKSAMEFYSLAYGKGDRHMEPFIIDVHPHDDQDYQLSSHEGEEFLYVLQGKIEVLYGQEKYELEASDSIYYDSAVPHHVHAKEKNSKMLAVVYTPF from the coding sequence ATGTCCGAGGAGAACAAAATAGGCGTAAAAATACGTCAAATAAGAGAAGACCGTGGAATGTCAAAGGAAGAATTAGCAGAATCCAGTCAAAGCAGTGTAGAACTCATTGAAGAATTGGAAAGCGGAGCACTGATACCCTCATTAACTCCTCTTTTAAAGATTGCCAGGGCTATGGGTGTTCGTCTTGGCACTTTTCTGGATGACTCCCCGCATAGCGGACCGTTTATGGTTAAATCCGGAAAATCTGATAATATTATCCGGTTTTCAGGGCAAGGGTTAGGCGACCATAGTAATAAGAGTGCGATGGAATTTTATTCACTGGCTTATGGTAAGGGAGACCGGCATATGGAGCCATTCATTATTGATGTCCATCCCCATGATGACCAGGATTACCAGCTATCATCCCATGAAGGTGAAGAATTTCTCTACGTTCTACAGGGAAAAATAGAAGTACTATACGGTCAAGAAAAATATGAACTAGAAGCATCAGATAGTATCTACTACGACTCTGCAGTACCCCATCATGTTCATGCTAAAGAGAAAAACTCCAAAATGTTAGCAGTGGTTTACACTCCATTTTAG
- the glmS gene encoding glutamine--fructose-6-phosphate transaminase (isomerizing): protein MCGIVGCILKDNQAAPVLRDCLKRLEYRGYDSVGIATYSSSGITIKKDKGEIEEVFDQINLEELPGKIGISHVRWATHGLPTQENSHPHMDCDGKIAVVHNGIIENYKELKDQLEGEGHHFNSQTDTEVIAHLIEKYCKQGLGLEESLHQTIAKLQGSYAFAVISADEPGKIVGAKKESPLILGVGDGEYFLASDVPAMLHHTRRVIYLADNETFLIESDGITVRDLNRKVVDKAIENIKWTPEMAQKGGYDHFTLKEIYEQPDAVKNTLFELSEIEKIVDKFPKFKKITFVACGTSYHASMVGKYLFEGLLGLPAEVLLASEFEYGVGALDPESLVIFISQSGETADTLKALKIANKKAETLVIVNVLGSTATREADHVIYTRAGPEIGVAATKTYVSQLISIYLLVACMGKDKELLEQLNQVPDLMEKILPCGDDIRNMANKYKDACDFFYIGRGFSYPTAMEGALKLKEITYIHAEGYAAGELKHGPLALIDDEVPVVAIVPPGKSHDKTLNNLEEVKARGARVIALGSADDDVLKSEAHDMIEFSPEISEILSPLLYVLPLQLLSYHISVARGIDPDKPKNLAKCVTVE, encoded by the coding sequence ATGTGCGGAATTGTGGGATGTATACTTAAAGATAATCAAGCAGCACCAGTTCTCCGGGATTGCTTAAAACGCTTAGAATATCGGGGTTATGACTCGGTGGGCATTGCTACCTATTCATCATCAGGAATCACGATCAAAAAAGACAAGGGTGAAATTGAAGAGGTTTTTGACCAAATCAATTTAGAAGAACTCCCAGGAAAAATAGGAATAAGTCATGTTCGTTGGGCGACTCATGGCCTCCCAACTCAGGAAAATTCACATCCTCACATGGATTGTGATGGGAAGATAGCAGTGGTTCACAATGGTATCATAGAAAATTATAAAGAACTAAAAGACCAGTTAGAGGGCGAGGGACATCATTTCAATTCTCAAACTGATACTGAAGTCATTGCTCATCTTATTGAAAAATATTGTAAACAAGGATTGGGATTGGAAGAATCATTGCATCAGACCATTGCCAAGCTCCAGGGATCATACGCATTTGCAGTTATATCTGCTGATGAACCAGGTAAGATTGTGGGGGCTAAAAAAGAAAGCCCTCTCATTCTGGGTGTGGGTGATGGTGAATATTTCTTAGCCTCTGATGTTCCAGCTATGTTGCACCATACTCGCAGAGTAATATACTTGGCAGATAATGAAACTTTCCTCATAGAATCTGACGGCATCACTGTGAGGGATCTTAACCGAAAAGTAGTGGATAAAGCAATAGAAAACATTAAATGGACTCCTGAAATGGCCCAAAAGGGTGGTTATGATCATTTCACATTAAAAGAAATCTATGAGCAGCCAGATGCAGTTAAAAACACTTTATTTGAACTTTCTGAAATCGAAAAGATTGTTGATAAGTTTCCTAAATTCAAGAAAATAACATTTGTGGCTTGCGGAACATCATATCATGCTTCTATGGTGGGTAAATATCTATTCGAAGGTCTTTTAGGGTTACCTGCCGAAGTTCTCCTGGCTTCGGAGTTTGAATATGGGGTAGGTGCACTCGATCCAGAATCACTGGTGATCTTCATCAGCCAATCAGGAGAAACTGCTGATACTCTCAAAGCCCTAAAAATCGCTAATAAAAAAGCTGAAACACTGGTTATTGTCAATGTACTGGGCAGCACAGCTACCAGAGAAGCCGATCATGTTATATATACCAGAGCTGGCCCTGAAATAGGTGTTGCAGCTACAAAAACATATGTCAGCCAATTAATCTCCATATATCTTTTGGTAGCATGTATGGGTAAGGATAAGGAACTTTTAGAACAATTAAACCAAGTTCCAGATTTAATGGAAAAAATACTGCCTTGTGGGGATGACATCAGAAACATGGCTAACAAATACAAAGATGCATGTGATTTCTTCTACATAGGGCGTGGATTTTCTTATCCAACAGCTATGGAAGGTGCTTTAAAATTAAAAGAGATAACATACATTCATGCTGAAGGATATGCAGCTGGAGAACTTAAACATGGGCCGTTAGCCCTCATAGATGACGAAGTACCAGTTGTAGCTATTGTACCTCCAGGTAAAAGTCATGATAAGACACTTAACAATCTTGAAGAGGTTAAAGCCAGAGGAGCCAGGGTTATAGCTCTGGGGTCAGCTGACGACGATGTCTTAAAGTCTGAAGCACATGATATGATAGAATTTTCACCGGAAATCAGTGAAATTTTATCTCCACTATTATATGTGTTACCTTTACAGCTACTATCCTATCATATAAGTGTGGCCAGGGGAATTGATCCAGATAAGCCTAAAAACTTGGCTAAATGTGTTACTGTAGAATAA
- a CDS encoding phosphoribosylaminoimidazolesuccinocarboxamide synthase, which translates to MNLEKGNLLYRGKAKDIYQTDQQEQVIVKFRDDITAGDGEKKEVMGLKGYYNSLISAKLFTILENAGIKTQFIDLPEPGFMLSHKLEMIPLEVITRNIAAGSLLKRFPFQEGQNFNPPIIQMDFKNDEYHDPMLNDDIILALGLATSDELEIIRKITIKINDVLKNFLETRGLLFPDFKIEFGRDCDDNIVLGDEISPDTCRFWDRETKDILDKDLFRKGESGVIEAYQKVANMILDEEDKKKWSLNF; encoded by the coding sequence ATGAATCTTGAAAAGGGTAACCTCCTATACCGGGGTAAAGCTAAAGATATCTACCAAACAGACCAACAAGAACAAGTTATAGTTAAATTCAGAGATGATATAACTGCAGGTGATGGGGAAAAAAAGGAAGTTATGGGATTGAAAGGTTATTATAACTCCTTAATCTCAGCAAAACTGTTCACAATTCTAGAAAATGCTGGGATAAAAACACAATTCATTGATTTACCAGAACCTGGATTTATGCTTTCCCATAAATTAGAAATGATACCTTTAGAAGTGATCACCCGAAATATTGCCGCAGGAAGCCTCCTGAAGAGATTTCCATTCCAAGAAGGACAAAATTTTAATCCACCAATCATACAGATGGACTTTAAAAACGATGAATATCATGACCCCATGCTCAATGATGATATAATATTGGCATTAGGCCTTGCAACTAGTGATGAGTTGGAAATAATTCGCAAAATCACAATAAAAATCAATGATGTTCTTAAAAATTTCCTGGAAACTAGGGGTCTTCTCTTTCCTGATTTTAAAATTGAATTCGGCCGAGACTGTGATGATAATATTGTTCTTGGTGATGAGATCAGCCCTGACACTTGCCGTTTTTGGGATAGAGAAACTAAAGATATTTTGGATAAAGACTTATTCCGCAAAGGCGAATCTGGAGTTATTGAAGCCTACCAAAAGGTGGCTAACATGATATTAGATGAGGAAGATAAAAAGAAATGGAGTTTAAATTTCTAA
- the purS gene encoding phosphoribosylformylglycinamidine synthase subunit PurS — protein MKYHAKVNISLKKGMLNPEASTIQRALALLDYHVEETSTTETIEFLLDAEDPEVAHQQVGEMCERLLCNPIIHDYQIQINPAGD, from the coding sequence ATGAAATACCATGCAAAAGTAAACATAAGCCTGAAAAAAGGAATGCTAAACCCTGAAGCTTCCACTATTCAAAGAGCACTGGCTCTTCTGGATTATCATGTGGAGGAAACATCTACAACCGAAACAATCGAGTTCTTGTTGGATGCAGAAGATCCAGAGGTGGCTCACCAACAAGTAGGGGAGATGTGCGAAAGACTGCTCTGCAACCCAATAATCCACGACTATCAAATCCAAATCAACCCTGCAGGTGACTAA
- the purQ gene encoding phosphoribosylformylglycinamidine synthase subunit PurQ: MKVGIIRFPGSNCDRDVFHAVQLAGGQPDYVWWNQKDLSMFDGLVIPGGFSYGDYLRAGAIAAITPVIEGIKKAVNDEKPVLGICNGAQILAEVGLVPGVFTLNQKAQFICEWVELEVKTNRTPFTRLYKKNEIIKMPIAHTEGRYYTEYIDTLHDQDQIVLAFSGEDPNGSLEAITGVCDQDGLVCAIMPHPERASESILGSDDGLKFFKGMVDY; encoded by the coding sequence ATGAAAGTGGGGATCATACGCTTCCCCGGCTCTAACTGTGACCGGGATGTGTTCCATGCCGTGCAACTGGCTGGTGGTCAACCCGATTATGTGTGGTGGAACCAAAAAGATCTATCCATGTTTGATGGACTCGTTATCCCAGGAGGATTCTCCTATGGAGACTATCTCCGGGCAGGAGCCATAGCAGCCATAACTCCAGTTATTGAAGGGATTAAAAAAGCTGTTAATGATGAAAAACCTGTTTTGGGTATTTGTAATGGTGCCCAAATACTGGCAGAAGTGGGCTTGGTTCCAGGAGTATTCACCCTCAACCAGAAAGCACAATTCATCTGTGAATGGGTAGAACTTGAAGTTAAAACCAATAGAACACCATTCACTCGCCTTTATAAAAAGAATGAAATCATCAAAATGCCCATTGCCCACACTGAAGGTCGTTATTATACTGAATATATTGACACCCTCCATGATCAGGACCAAATTGTACTTGCATTCAGTGGAGAGGACCCTAACGGTTCATTGGAAGCTATTACTGGAGTTTGTGATCAAGACGGCCTGGTTTGTGCCATAATGCCTCACCCTGAAAGAGCTTCAGAATCCATTTTAGGATCAGATGATGGTTTAAAGTTTTTTAAAGGCATGGTTGATTATTAA
- the cobA gene encoding uroporphyrinogen-III C-methyltransferase yields the protein MVVYLVGAGPGDPDLITLKAIKALEKADVVIYDRLANEEILKYANGAEMIYVGKRAGKHSKKQEEINEILLKQAKKHDMVVRLKGGDPFVFGRGGEEVLSLLEEGIHVEFIPGVTSAIGVPTTVGLPVTHRGVATSFTVVTGHEDPTKKEKQVKWNYNADTIIILMGVDRLKKNTEEIMKHKDPETPVCVIENGTKPDEKIILGTLENISEKNINPPALVIIGPVVDLFKDIQKNMPEDQA from the coding sequence ATGGTAGTATATTTAGTGGGAGCTGGTCCTGGAGATCCAGATCTGATCACCCTTAAGGCTATTAAAGCCTTAGAAAAAGCCGATGTAGTGATTTACGATCGTTTAGCCAATGAAGAAATATTGAAATATGCCAATGGGGCTGAAATGATCTATGTTGGTAAACGAGCAGGGAAACATTCCAAAAAACAGGAAGAAATTAATGAAATACTCCTAAAACAGGCTAAAAAACATGACATGGTAGTTCGGCTTAAAGGAGGAGATCCTTTCGTCTTCGGAAGAGGTGGTGAAGAGGTACTGTCCCTTTTAGAAGAAGGAATACATGTGGAGTTTATACCTGGAGTAACATCAGCCATTGGTGTTCCAACTACTGTTGGATTGCCAGTGACTCACCGGGGAGTGGCAACCTCTTTCACTGTTGTTACTGGCCACGAAGATCCCACCAAAAAAGAAAAACAGGTTAAATGGAATTATAATGCAGATACAATAATCATTCTCATGGGTGTTGACCGCTTGAAAAAGAATACTGAAGAAATAATGAAGCATAAAGACCCTGAAACTCCGGTTTGTGTTATAGAAAATGGAACAAAACCTGATGAAAAAATCATTCTAGGCACCCTGGAGAATATTAGTGAAAAAAATATCAACCCCCCAGCACTGGTGATTATTGGGCCAGTTGTGGACTTGTTTAAAGATATTCAGAAAAATATGCCAGAGGATCAGGCATGA
- a CDS encoding uroporphyrinogen-III synthase: MSQLRGFKNKIIAITRPLERADVAVKIVETNGGVPLVVPTLELEAFPSESLMDLCHNAKNLDWLIFTSPASLKSLFHYCEDFKENLNPDCQVAVIGPRTGRVLNEYGLKINLIPEDYTAEGLLEQFKKIDLQGMKVGVPRTFKARDVLPEGLEKMGAIVYLAEAYKSTKPKDTSQVKVLVDNIIKGKVDAITFTSPLTVTNLFEIAGDKQDQLIESLKEGEILVAAIGPITQKPLNELKIKSITPVKYTVEDMLQELMAKMD, from the coding sequence ATGAGCCAATTAAGGGGATTTAAAAACAAGATCATCGCCATAACCCGGCCACTGGAAAGAGCAGATGTAGCGGTTAAGATAGTAGAAACCAATGGTGGAGTTCCGTTAGTGGTGCCCACACTTGAACTGGAAGCCTTTCCCAGCGAATCTTTAATGGACTTGTGTCATAATGCCAAAAATTTGGACTGGCTAATATTCACATCACCAGCATCACTTAAATCATTGTTTCATTACTGTGAAGATTTCAAAGAAAATCTCAATCCAGACTGTCAAGTTGCAGTTATAGGACCCCGTACTGGAAGGGTTTTGAATGAATATGGTCTTAAAATAAACTTAATTCCAGAAGATTATACTGCAGAGGGATTATTAGAACAGTTTAAAAAAATAGATTTACAGGGAATGAAGGTAGGAGTTCCTCGCACATTCAAAGCAAGAGATGTGCTTCCTGAAGGTTTGGAAAAAATGGGAGCCATTGTTTACTTGGCAGAGGCTTATAAATCAACCAAACCTAAGGACACCAGCCAAGTCAAAGTCCTCGTGGACAATATCATAAAAGGAAAAGTCGATGCAATAACTTTCACCAGCCCCCTAACTGTTACCAACCTCTTTGAGATAGCTGGAGATAAACAAGACCAATTAATAGAATCTTTAAAAGAGGGAGAAATTTTAGTGGCAGCCATTGGCCCCATAACTCAGAAGCCTCTTAATGAATTAAAAATAAAATCCATCACACCAGTCAAGTATACAGTAGAAGACATGCTTCAAGAGTTAATGGCAAAAATGGATTAG
- a CDS encoding signal recognition particle protein Srp19, which produces MKDEKRTIIWPSYIDSNKTKSEGRKISKKQAVNTPKIREITQAAKKLGLNPSVEKYKSYPPSWWEGSGRVIVDKKMSKTEVLIKISNLINGSRAQKG; this is translated from the coding sequence ATGAAAGATGAAAAAAGAACCATCATATGGCCTAGTTACATTGATTCTAATAAGACTAAATCTGAAGGAAGGAAAATTTCCAAAAAACAGGCTGTAAACACTCCCAAAATACGTGAAATTACTCAGGCAGCAAAAAAATTAGGATTAAATCCTAGTGTAGAGAAATACAAATCATATCCCCCCTCCTGGTGGGAAGGATCCGGTAGGGTGATAGTTGATAAAAAGATGAGTAAAACAGAAGTTCTAATTAAAATCAGTAATTTAATCAATGGCTCCAGAGCCCAAAAGGGATGA
- a CDS encoding DHH family phosphoesterase has product MAEIPKDMNKKLMKAHEIVENSEDVKIYSHIDCDGISAGAILSLTLDRLEIDHELEFITLDMIPDLKRENQVTIFSDLGSGQDLDHFRTSKSQVIILDHHPPLRNISSDDSGFLEINPHYHGIDGSFQVSGGGMCYLLARTFEFHDLSWIGVLSAVGDMQNNLSGKLVGINEQIVQDGIDIGMVASENDLALYGRQTRPLFLALSYFGDVKLPITNNRNEAIQLLKKLDIPTKNQDKQRTLYDLSMDEKKKLFNELVRMMSREVPPKYVKYIPRLVSGDAYEFLSEKKYTALRDASEFSTAINACSRHKNTEIALKVLKGDRGLALDDMYYLGREHRSYLAQKMQWIQEEGRISTMNNLQYFNGNQIKSEVIGTIAGMVLSNGDWKKPMLGFTSINDENEGLKISLRCSRLLAFDGIHFGHLISKVAKKVGGNGGGHSVACGAYIPNGKQEEFLRIFDESLNGII; this is encoded by the coding sequence ATGGCTGAAATTCCAAAGGACATGAATAAAAAATTAATGAAAGCTCATGAAATAGTGGAAAATTCAGAAGATGTTAAAATATATAGTCACATAGATTGTGACGGAATATCAGCCGGAGCAATACTATCCTTAACCCTTGATCGTCTGGAAATCGACCATGAACTGGAATTTATTACTTTGGATATGATACCAGATTTAAAACGGGAAAATCAAGTCACTATATTCTCTGACTTGGGCTCAGGACAAGACTTAGATCATTTCAGAACTTCCAAGTCCCAAGTCATCATCCTAGATCATCACCCCCCTTTAAGGAATATTTCATCAGATGATAGTGGTTTTCTGGAGATTAACCCCCATTATCATGGGATTGATGGTTCTTTCCAAGTTTCAGGTGGAGGTATGTGTTATCTTCTGGCCAGGACATTTGAATTTCATGATTTGAGCTGGATTGGAGTTTTGAGTGCTGTTGGCGACATGCAAAACAATTTATCCGGAAAACTGGTGGGTATTAATGAACAGATAGTTCAAGATGGTATTGATATAGGGATGGTAGCATCAGAAAACGATCTTGCCCTATACGGAAGGCAAACAAGACCACTTTTTTTAGCCCTTTCATACTTTGGTGATGTTAAACTCCCCATCACCAACAATCGAAACGAAGCAATACAATTATTAAAAAAACTGGACATTCCAACAAAAAACCAAGACAAGCAACGAACACTTTACGACCTTAGCATGGACGAAAAAAAGAAGCTTTTCAATGAACTGGTGCGGATGATGAGTCGTGAAGTACCCCCTAAGTATGTTAAATACATTCCTCGACTGGTTTCAGGAGATGCCTATGAATTTTTAAGTGAAAAAAAATACACAGCACTGCGAGATGCCAGTGAATTTTCCACGGCTATAAACGCATGTAGTAGGCATAAAAATACTGAAATAGCACTAAAAGTTCTTAAAGGCGACAGAGGTCTTGCTTTAGATGATATGTATTATTTAGGGCGTGAACATCGCAGTTATCTGGCCCAGAAGATGCAATGGATCCAGGAAGAGGGCCGTATTTCTACCATGAATAATTTACAGTACTTCAATGGAAACCAAATCAAAAGTGAAGTTATTGGAACCATTGCTGGGATGGTTTTAAGCAATGGTGACTGGAAAAAACCTATGCTTGGTTTTACCAGTATAAATGATGAAAATGAAGGACTGAAAATATCATTACGTTGCTCCCGGCTTTTAGCCTTTGATGGAATTCATTTCGGACACTTAATCAGTAAGGTTGCAAAAAAAGTGGGAGGAAATGGTGGTGGTCACTCTGTGGCTTGTGGTGCTTACATACCCAATGGAAAACAGGAAGAATTCCTGAGAATCTTCGATGAATCATTAAATGGAATCATTTAA
- a CDS encoding winged helix-turn-helix transcriptional regulator, translating into MKVFKKKGELTKFQILAEIAKDQPHLRQKDIADKLGITVQAVSENLKTLVDEGWVETGSGQSRYKITKRGIEKVKKGAVDLRKYADQVLDTMNTYKSVWPALALEDLSAGETVWLKMENGTLYAGKEESSAYAEVLHQAKKGEDVALVNLNGIIELESGLVVIIKLPTINQGGSRACDLDQIREILRKYPEQFHKVGIMGTVSRAIVDKLGIKADFEFATPQATIAASKRGLNVLIFAVGKMSRSLTKKMDEEGISYVIEDVVDSKR; encoded by the coding sequence ATGAAAGTTTTTAAAAAAAAAGGGGAGTTAACCAAGTTTCAAATACTGGCTGAAATTGCCAAAGACCAGCCTCATCTCCGTCAGAAAGACATAGCAGATAAATTAGGAATCACTGTCCAAGCAGTTTCAGAGAATTTGAAAACCCTAGTTGATGAAGGATGGGTTGAAACTGGCAGTGGACAGTCACGCTACAAAATTACTAAACGTGGAATCGAAAAAGTAAAAAAAGGAGCTGTTGACCTCCGAAAATATGCTGACCAAGTCCTGGACACTATGAACACCTATAAATCGGTGTGGCCAGCCCTTGCACTGGAAGATCTGAGTGCAGGAGAAACAGTTTGGCTTAAAATGGAAAACGGAACATTATACGCGGGTAAAGAAGAAAGTTCCGCCTATGCCGAAGTCCTTCACCAAGCAAAAAAAGGTGAAGATGTGGCACTTGTTAATTTAAATGGAATAATTGAACTTGAATCTGGACTAGTGGTTATTATTAAGCTCCCAACTATTAATCAGGGCGGATCAAGGGCATGTGACTTGGATCAAATCCGTGAAATTCTTAGAAAATATCCGGAACAATTCCATAAAGTAGGAATCATGGGAACAGTATCCAGAGCTATTGTTGATAAACTAGGAATAAAGGCAGATTTCGAGTTTGCCACACCACAGGCAACAATTGCTGCATCTAAAAGAGGTTTAAATGTTCTTATATTTGCCGTGGGTAAAATGTCAAGAAGTTTAACCAAAAAGATGGATGAGGAAGGAATAAGTTATGTTATTGAGGATGTTGTTGATTCAAAAAGGTGA